One window of Mesorhizobium sp. WSM4904 genomic DNA carries:
- the pstA gene encoding phosphate ABC transporter permease PstA, which translates to MSTAASLHQSRKRKNAVMMALCVVAAGIGLAWLALILGALAYKGLSGVSLAVFTEMTPPPGDAGGLLNAIYGSIIMTIIGIVVGTPIGVLAGTYMAEYGRFSRLTTVVRFINDILLSAPSIIVGLFVYELMVRPMGHFSAIAGAVALSILVIPVVVRTTEDMLNLVPNALREAGTAIGAPRWVVIRSVAYRAALSGIVTGILLAIARISGETAPLLFTALNNQFWSSNLNAPMASLPVTIFQFALSPYEEWQQLAWTGALIITLTVLGLSIFARSLTGRREDR; encoded by the coding sequence ATGTCGACCGCCGCATCGCTCCACCAAAGCCGCAAGCGCAAGAATGCCGTGATGATGGCGCTATGCGTCGTCGCGGCGGGCATTGGCCTCGCCTGGCTGGCGCTGATCCTTGGAGCGCTGGCCTACAAGGGGCTCTCCGGCGTCTCGCTGGCGGTGTTCACGGAAATGACGCCGCCGCCCGGCGACGCCGGCGGCCTGCTCAACGCCATCTATGGCAGCATCATCATGACCATCATCGGCATCGTCGTTGGCACGCCCATCGGCGTGCTCGCCGGGACCTATATGGCGGAGTACGGGCGCTTCTCGCGGCTCACCACGGTGGTGCGTTTCATCAACGACATCCTCTTGTCGGCGCCGTCGATCATCGTCGGCCTGTTCGTCTATGAGCTGATGGTGCGGCCGATGGGCCATTTCTCGGCGATAGCCGGCGCCGTCGCGCTGTCGATCCTGGTGATCCCCGTCGTGGTGCGCACCACCGAAGACATGCTCAACCTTGTGCCCAACGCTTTGCGCGAAGCCGGCACCGCCATCGGCGCGCCGCGCTGGGTGGTGATCCGCTCGGTCGCCTATCGCGCGGCGCTTTCCGGCATCGTCACCGGCATATTGCTGGCGATCGCCCGCATCTCCGGCGAGACGGCGCCGCTGCTCTTCACCGCTCTCAACAACCAGTTCTGGTCGAGCAATCTCAACGCGCCGATGGCCAGCCTGCCGGTGACCATCTTCCAATTTGCGCTCAGCCCCTATGAGGAATGGCAGCAACTGGCCTGGACGGGCGCACTCATAATAACCCTGACGGTTCTCGGGCTGAGCATCTTCGCCCGCAGCCTTACCGGACGCAGAGAGGACAGATGA
- the pstB gene encoding phosphate ABC transporter ATP-binding protein PstB, protein MKPMLSTDLNVADTAVEKAKIEVKNLNFYYGQSKALKDINLSLPERSVTAFIGPSGCGKSTLLRVLNRIYELYPKQSAEGQVLLDGKNILDRSQDLNLLRTKIGMVFQKPTPFPMSIYENIAFGVRLYEKISKAEMDNRVESALKRAALWGEVKDKLNASGQSLSGGQQQRLCIARTVAVKPEVILLDEPASALDPLSTAKIEELIDELQADYTIVIVTHNMQQAARVSRQTAFMYLGELVEFDRTEKIFTSPREKRTQDYITGRFG, encoded by the coding sequence ATGAAACCGATGTTGTCCACCGACCTTAACGTAGCCGACACGGCCGTCGAGAAGGCCAAGATCGAGGTCAAGAACCTCAACTTCTACTATGGCCAGTCGAAGGCGCTGAAGGACATCAACCTGTCGCTGCCCGAGCGCAGCGTCACCGCTTTCATCGGGCCGTCGGGCTGCGGGAAATCGACTCTGCTGCGCGTGCTGAACCGCATCTACGAGCTCTACCCGAAGCAGAGCGCGGAAGGCCAGGTGCTGCTCGACGGCAAGAACATCCTCGACCGCTCGCAGGACCTCAACCTGCTCAGGACCAAGATCGGCATGGTGTTCCAGAAGCCGACGCCGTTCCCGATGTCGATCTACGAGAACATCGCCTTCGGCGTCAGGCTGTACGAGAAGATCAGCAAGGCCGAGATGGACAACCGCGTCGAGTCGGCGCTGAAGCGCGCGGCGCTCTGGGGCGAGGTCAAGGACAAGCTCAACGCCAGCGGCCAGAGCCTTTCCGGCGGCCAGCAGCAGCGGCTTTGCATCGCCCGCACCGTGGCGGTGAAGCCGGAGGTCATCCTGCTCGACGAGCCGGCCTCGGCGCTCGACCCGCTGTCGACCGCCAAGATCGAAGAGCTGATCGACGAGCTGCAGGCCGACTACACGATCGTGATCGTCACCCACAACATGCAGCAGGCAGCGCGCGTGTCGCGGCAGACGGCGTTCATGTATCTCGGCGAGCTGGTCGAGTTCGACCGGACGGAGAAGATCTTCACCTCGCCTCGCGAGAAGCGCACGCAGGACTATATCACCGGCCGCTTCGGCTGA
- the phoU gene encoding phosphate signaling complex protein PhoU, with product MMAHTVASFDEDLRQISQLIRDMGDLAGSMVGASTKALLNSDNALAQRVVSDDAIMDARQRELDDRAITLIAKRQPMADDLRSVVGAIRMAGDLERIGDLAKNIAKRVGSVGVSAAPRDLSHSIDSMAQLVLIQVQGVIEEYTAGDATALAKLRNDDERIDVKYTSVFRELLTYMMEDPRNITACTHLLFCAKNLERIGDHVTNIAENAYYVLTGTQLPANRPKQDETAMSAPAA from the coding sequence ATCATGGCCCATACGGTCGCTTCCTTCGACGAGGATCTGAGGCAGATCAGCCAGCTTATCCGTGACATGGGCGATCTCGCCGGCTCGATGGTCGGCGCGTCGACCAAGGCCCTGCTCAATTCCGACAACGCGCTGGCGCAGCGCGTGGTCTCCGACGACGCCATCATGGACGCGCGCCAGCGCGAGCTCGACGATCGCGCCATCACCTTGATCGCCAAGCGCCAGCCGATGGCCGACGACCTGCGCAGCGTGGTCGGCGCGATCCGCATGGCTGGCGACCTCGAGCGCATCGGCGATCTCGCCAAGAACATCGCCAAGCGCGTCGGCTCCGTCGGCGTCAGCGCCGCGCCGCGCGACCTGTCGCACTCGATCGACTCGATGGCGCAGCTGGTGCTGATCCAGGTCCAGGGCGTGATCGAGGAGTACACGGCGGGCGACGCCACGGCGCTCGCCAAGCTCCGGAACGACGACGAGCGCATCGACGTCAAATACACCTCCGTCTTCCGCGAGCTCCTGACCTACATGATGGAGGATCCGCGCAACATCACGGCCTGCACGCATCTCCTGTTCTGCGCCAAGAATCTGGAGCGCATCGGCGACCACGTCACCAACATCGCCGAGAATGCCTATTATGTGCTGACCGGCACCCAATTGCCCGCGAACCGTCCGAAGCAGGACGAGACGGCGATGTCGGCGCCGGCGGCCTGA
- the phoB gene encoding phosphate regulon transcriptional regulator PhoB → MIAPRIMVVEDEEPLGVLLRYNLESEGYQVEVVTRGDEAEIRLQENVPDLLVLDWMVPAVSGIELCRRLRMRPETERLPIIMLTARGEESDRVRGLSTGADDYLVKPFSTPEFMARVKALLRRAKPEVLSSVLKVGDIVLDRESHRVYRKKSEIRLGPTEFRLLEFMMRHPGRVFSRSQLLDNVWGETIYIDERTVDVHVGRLRKAVNNGRMPDVIRTIRGAGYAIRED, encoded by the coding sequence ATGATCGCGCCACGCATCATGGTGGTGGAGGACGAGGAGCCGCTGGGGGTGCTGCTCCGCTATAACCTCGAATCCGAAGGCTATCAGGTCGAGGTGGTCACCCGCGGCGACGAGGCCGAGATCCGCCTGCAGGAGAACGTGCCCGATCTCCTAGTGCTCGACTGGATGGTGCCGGCGGTTTCCGGCATCGAGCTTTGCCGCCGCCTCAGGATGCGGCCCGAGACCGAACGGCTGCCGATCATCATGCTGACGGCGCGCGGCGAGGAAAGCGACAGGGTGCGCGGCCTCTCGACGGGCGCCGACGACTATCTGGTCAAGCCGTTCTCGACGCCGGAATTCATGGCCAGGGTCAAGGCGCTGTTGCGCCGCGCCAAGCCGGAGGTGCTTTCCAGCGTGCTCAAGGTCGGCGACATCGTGCTCGACCGCGAATCGCACCGCGTCTACCGCAAGAAGAGCGAGATCAGGCTCGGTCCGACCGAGTTCCGGCTGCTCGAGTTCATGATGCGGCATCCCGGCCGGGTGTTCTCGCGCAGCCAGTTGCTCGACAATGTCTGGGGCGAGACGATCTATATCGACGAGCGCACGGTCGACGTGCATGTCGGGCGCCTGCGCAAGGCGGTCAACAACGGCCGCATGCCCGATGTCATCCGCACCATCCGCGGCGCGGGATACGCAATCCGCGAGGATTAG
- a CDS encoding ROK family transcriptional regulator, with translation MSVGIRHDDLRRRNRAMVLSAVRRAGQPSRTEIAATTGLSHSTISAISSDLIQEGILAESKPSEAASLKRGRPQVGLALNPEAAAVVTVVLSLNFLSVAVIDYAGQVIAEEQRRLDTLTMPRDELIGECVAIVRRRLEDPDLDVRSVARIAMGIQGITDSHARAMLWSPITPLTDIPFADILEKEFGITATMENDCNMMAVALQWRDPNRYRDNFIAILLSHGIGMGLVLKGELFTGTHSSGGEFGHMIHRPGGALCRCGRRGCVEAYAGNYAIWRSAMKMSEDAEPVDVGDADMRALAAKAREKDGPEREAYRRAGEALGFSLGSLFALIDPAPVAMVGVSAAAFDLIEPSLREAIAQTAGGQHSESISFDTEPNELPLIREGCAMRALTFVDQEIFAPGVQARAGAGKNVA, from the coding sequence ATGTCGGTCGGAATCCGCCACGACGACCTGCGCCGGCGCAACCGCGCCATGGTGCTCTCGGCCGTGCGCCGCGCCGGCCAGCCGTCGCGTACGGAGATCGCCGCGACCACCGGGCTCAGCCACTCGACCATTTCGGCAATTTCCTCGGACCTGATCCAGGAAGGCATCCTGGCCGAGAGCAAACCGAGCGAGGCGGCATCGCTGAAGCGCGGCCGGCCGCAGGTCGGCCTCGCCCTCAATCCCGAGGCGGCTGCGGTGGTGACGGTGGTGCTGTCGCTGAATTTCCTTTCCGTCGCCGTCATCGACTATGCCGGGCAGGTCATCGCCGAGGAGCAGCGGCGCCTCGATACGCTGACCATGCCGCGCGACGAGCTGATCGGCGAATGCGTGGCGATCGTCCGGCGCCGGCTGGAAGACCCTGACCTCGATGTCCGCAGCGTCGCCCGCATCGCCATGGGCATCCAGGGCATCACCGATTCCCATGCGCGGGCAATGCTGTGGTCGCCGATCACGCCTTTGACCGACATCCCTTTCGCCGACATCCTGGAAAAGGAATTCGGCATCACGGCCACCATGGAGAACGACTGCAACATGATGGCGGTGGCGCTGCAATGGCGCGACCCCAACCGCTATCGCGACAACTTCATTGCTATCCTGCTGTCGCACGGCATCGGCATGGGCCTGGTGCTGAAGGGCGAGCTTTTCACCGGCACGCATTCTTCCGGCGGCGAGTTCGGCCACATGATCCATCGTCCAGGCGGCGCGCTCTGCCGTTGCGGACGCCGCGGCTGCGTCGAGGCGTATGCCGGGAACTACGCCATCTGGCGCAGCGCCATGAAGATGAGCGAGGACGCCGAGCCGGTCGACGTCGGCGACGCCGACATGCGGGCGCTTGCCGCCAAGGCGCGGGAGAAGGACGGCCCGGAGCGCGAGGCATACCGGCGGGCGGGCGAGGCGTTGGGCTTCAGCCTCGGCAGCCTGTTCGCGCTGATAGACCCGGCGCCGGTTGCCATGGTCGGCGTCAGCGCCGCCGCTTTCGACCTGATCGAGCCGTCGCTGCGCGAGGCCATCGCCCAGACCGCCGGTGGCCAGCACTCGGAATCGATCTCCTTCGACACCGAGCCGAACGAACTGCCGCTGATCCGCGAAGGCTGCGCCATGCGCGCACTGACCTTCGTCGACCAGGAGATTTTCGCCCCGGGCGTCCAGGCAAGGGCAGGCGCCGGGAAGAATGTGGCCTGA
- the xylF gene encoding D-xylose ABC transporter substrate-binding protein, with protein sequence MKRFATAMLAGVAMSLTLASVAEAKDKVIGVSWSNFQEERWKTDEAAMKKAIEAAGDKYISADAQSNPGKQLTDVESLISQGANALIILAQDASAIGPAVQKALDEGIPVVGYDRLIENKDVFYLTFDNKEVGRMQAREVFKAKPEGNYVFIKGSGADPNADFLFAGSMEVLKEAIDSGKIKNVGEAYTDGWLPANAQKNMEQFLTANDNKVDAVVAANDGTAGGVVAALTAQGLAGTVPVSGQDGDHAALNRIALGTQTVSVWKDARELGKNAAEIASQLADGKKMADIAGAQDFTTPGGNTVKSLFLTPIAITKDNLNVVIDAGWIKKDEVCAGVAAGAVAVCN encoded by the coding sequence ATGAAGAGATTCGCAACCGCCATGCTGGCGGGTGTCGCCATGTCGTTGACGCTGGCGTCGGTCGCAGAGGCGAAGGACAAGGTGATCGGCGTTTCGTGGTCGAATTTCCAGGAAGAGCGCTGGAAGACCGACGAAGCGGCGATGAAGAAGGCGATCGAGGCGGCCGGCGACAAATACATTTCGGCCGACGCGCAGTCCAATCCGGGCAAGCAGCTGACCGACGTCGAAAGCCTGATCTCGCAGGGCGCAAACGCGCTGATCATCCTGGCGCAGGATGCCTCGGCGATCGGCCCGGCGGTGCAGAAGGCGCTCGACGAGGGCATTCCGGTCGTCGGCTACGATCGCCTGATCGAGAACAAGGACGTGTTCTACCTGACCTTCGACAACAAGGAAGTCGGGCGCATGCAGGCCCGCGAGGTGTTCAAGGCCAAGCCTGAAGGCAACTACGTCTTCATCAAGGGCTCGGGTGCCGATCCGAATGCGGATTTCCTGTTCGCGGGCTCGATGGAAGTGCTGAAGGAAGCCATCGACAGCGGCAAGATCAAGAATGTCGGAGAGGCCTATACGGACGGCTGGCTGCCCGCCAATGCGCAGAAGAACATGGAACAGTTCCTGACCGCCAACGACAACAAGGTTGATGCTGTCGTGGCGGCCAATGACGGTACTGCCGGCGGCGTCGTCGCGGCGCTGACGGCGCAAGGCCTGGCCGGCACCGTTCCGGTCTCGGGCCAGGACGGCGACCACGCGGCGCTCAACCGCATCGCCCTCGGCACGCAGACCGTGTCGGTGTGGAAGGACGCCCGCGAGCTCGGCAAGAACGCCGCCGAGATCGCCTCGCAGCTCGCCGACGGCAAGAAGATGGCCGACATCGCCGGCGCCCAGGACTTCACCACGCCTGGCGGCAACACCGTCAAGTCGCTGTTCCTGACCCCGATCGCCATCACCAAGGACAATCTCAACGTCGTCATCGACGCAGGCTGGATCAAGAAGGACGAAGTCTGCGCCGGCGTCGCGGCTGGCGCGGTCGCAGTCTGCAATTGA
- a CDS encoding sugar ABC transporter permease, with the protein MTDTTSETAANPAADRARASELSAIGRFLKATELDTRMLGMVGALLIIWIGLHVISSLRLGVNPLDFDSRTFLTPRNLWNLSVQTSAVAIMASGMVLVIVMRNIDLSVGSAEGLIGMVMGFAQVHFLVRMVGLELGNPWIWVLALAIGLALGLLIGAFQGFVIAYLEVPAFIVTLGGLLVWRGAAWWVTSGQTVAPLDATYQLMGGGPAGSIGARWSWVVGVVACLAVVFALFHGRVQRKRFRFPLRPIWAETLLGAVACAIIMGAVWLANSYPWPVGIVNRYAAANNITVPEGGLFIAHGIAIPVLMAVAVGLIMTFITKRTRFGRYVFAIGGNPEAANLAGINTRWITMKVFMIMGVLATIAAAISSARQNSSTNALGTLDELLVIAAAVIGGTSLAGGSGTVLGAMLGALLMQSLQSGMVLLGVDSPLQSIVVGAVLVVAVWLDTIYRKRV; encoded by the coding sequence ATGACCGATACGACCTCTGAGACGGCGGCCAACCCGGCGGCGGATCGCGCACGTGCTTCCGAACTCAGCGCGATCGGCCGTTTCCTCAAGGCGACCGAACTCGACACCCGCATGCTCGGCATGGTCGGCGCCCTGCTGATCATCTGGATCGGCCTGCACGTCATTTCGAGCCTGCGGCTCGGCGTCAATCCGCTCGATTTCGACAGCCGCACGTTCCTTACGCCGCGCAATCTGTGGAACCTGTCGGTGCAGACCTCGGCCGTGGCGATCATGGCGTCCGGCATGGTGCTGGTCATCGTCATGCGCAACATCGACCTCTCCGTCGGCTCGGCCGAGGGGCTGATCGGCATGGTCATGGGCTTTGCCCAGGTGCATTTCCTGGTGCGGATGGTCGGGCTCGAGCTCGGCAATCCGTGGATCTGGGTGCTGGCGCTGGCCATCGGCCTGGCGCTCGGCCTGCTGATCGGGGCCTTCCAGGGCTTCGTCATCGCCTATCTCGAGGTGCCGGCCTTCATCGTGACGCTGGGCGGGCTGCTGGTGTGGCGCGGCGCCGCCTGGTGGGTCACCAGCGGCCAGACGGTCGCGCCGCTCGACGCCACCTACCAGCTGATGGGCGGCGGGCCGGCCGGCTCGATCGGCGCCAGATGGAGCTGGGTGGTGGGCGTCGTCGCCTGCCTGGCGGTGGTGTTTGCGCTTTTCCACGGCCGGGTGCAGCGCAAGCGCTTCCGTTTCCCGCTGCGGCCGATCTGGGCCGAGACGCTGCTCGGCGCGGTCGCCTGCGCGATCATCATGGGCGCGGTGTGGCTGGCCAATTCCTATCCCTGGCCGGTCGGCATCGTGAACCGATACGCCGCCGCCAACAACATCACCGTTCCAGAAGGCGGGTTGTTCATCGCCCACGGCATCGCCATTCCGGTGCTGATGGCGGTCGCGGTCGGCCTGATCATGACCTTCATCACCAAGCGCACCCGCTTCGGCCGTTATGTCTTCGCCATCGGCGGCAATCCGGAAGCGGCGAACCTTGCCGGCATCAACACCCGCTGGATCACCATGAAGGTGTTCATGATCATGGGCGTGCTGGCAACGATCGCGGCGGCGATCTCGTCGGCCAGGCAGAATTCGTCGACCAATGCGCTGGGCACCCTGGACGAGCTCCTGGTCATCGCCGCGGCGGTGATCGGCGGCACCTCGCTTGCCGGCGGCTCGGGAACCGTGCTCGGCGCCATGCTCGGCGCGCTTTTGATGCAGTCGCTGCAGTCCGGCATGGTGCTGCTCGGCGTCGACTCGCCGCTGCAAAGCATCGTCGTCGGCGCCGTGCTGGTCGTCGCGGTCTGGCTCGACACCATCTACCGCAAGCGCGTCTGA
- a CDS encoding ATP-binding cassette domain-containing protein, whose amino-acid sequence MADKNASAGVPLVDMRNISIAFGGIRAVDDASIDLFPGEVVALLGHNGAGKSTLIKILSGAYKRDAGQIFVNGEDASISNPRDAKRYGIETIYQTLALADNVDAAANLFLGRELMTAWGTLDDVAMEAEARKVMGRLNPRFQRFKEPVIKLSGGQRQSVAIARAILFNARILIMDEPTAALGPQETAQVGELVRQLKADGIGIFLISHDIHDVFDLADRVCVMKNGQVVGTARTGDVTQDEVLGMIILGKCPPGAIPGPGALKIAA is encoded by the coding sequence ATGGCAGACAAGAATGCTTCCGCCGGCGTCCCGCTGGTCGACATGCGCAACATCTCGATCGCCTTCGGCGGCATCCGCGCCGTCGACGACGCCTCCATCGATCTCTTCCCCGGCGAAGTGGTGGCGCTGCTTGGCCACAACGGCGCGGGCAAGTCGACGCTGATCAAGATCCTGTCCGGCGCCTACAAGCGCGATGCCGGGCAGATCTTCGTCAACGGCGAAGACGCATCGATCTCCAATCCGCGCGATGCCAAGAGATACGGCATCGAGACGATCTACCAGACGCTGGCGCTTGCCGACAATGTCGATGCCGCCGCCAATCTTTTCCTCGGCCGCGAGCTGATGACCGCCTGGGGCACGCTCGACGACGTCGCCATGGAGGCCGAGGCGCGCAAGGTGATGGGCCGGCTCAATCCGCGCTTCCAGCGCTTCAAGGAGCCGGTGATCAAGCTGTCCGGCGGGCAGAGGCAGTCGGTGGCGATCGCCCGCGCGATCCTGTTCAACGCCCGCATCCTGATCATGGACGAGCCGACAGCCGCGCTTGGTCCCCAGGAGACGGCCCAGGTCGGCGAACTGGTGCGGCAGCTCAAGGCGGACGGCATCGGCATCTTCCTGATCAGCCACGACATCCATGACGTGTTCGATCTGGCAGACAGGGTCTGCGTGATGAAGAACGGCCAGGTCGTCGGCACGGCGCGCACCGGCGACGTGACCCAGGACGAGGTGCTCGGCATGATCATTTTGGGCAAGTGCCCGCCGGGCGCCATTCCGGGTCCCGGAGCGCTGAAGATCGCGGCCTAA
- a CDS encoding CHASE domain-containing protein has protein sequence MKKLFPIVAFIAVALISLTMAGFAYFATQEAARIKFEGTADDALNRIESRIDLHLSLLRSTQALFDARNGDITRGEFNAFFTALDIDDNFAGLRGIGFLKLVKTGDEAAVERDILRDHGSAHPVYPATSEQQWRTPIVLFEPLDTSNQSAIGFDMFSEPARRTAIEKAMADDQQHASGLIQLGQGVGAKQTFPGFLVFVRLNVETAPDVINASRSSTAGFLYAAFRSRDLFQVALSKAPLLPVNVEIYDGKPNADNLLFRSEAPPAESLGAKLVARRNVVVAGRPWTVLFRPTSAFSLPSSRAIPVMLGLFGLLLAGAIALVARYQERAYEAKSLLHEATEKSLLEKDLILQEMKHRIKNSITRVLAIARQTASQATDVKEFSASFSARLQAMAASQDMLTRSRWQKADLGDLLRIELGQVFGKELPAGILSGPEVLLDETTTQALGLTFHELATNALKYGEAGSSVGALKVEWLVEGRGRERTLVLNWREAGQKQLEEPAKTGFGTKLIDLNVTRELRGTIKRDFQADGLKVEIRIPLTS, from the coding sequence TTGAAAAAGCTCTTTCCGATCGTCGCTTTCATCGCCGTCGCACTGATCAGCCTGACGATGGCGGGGTTCGCCTATTTCGCGACCCAGGAGGCGGCGCGCATCAAGTTCGAGGGAACGGCCGACGACGCGCTCAACCGCATCGAGAGCCGCATCGACCTGCACCTGTCGCTGCTGCGCTCGACGCAGGCGCTGTTCGACGCCCGCAACGGCGACATCACGCGCGGCGAGTTCAACGCCTTCTTCACCGCACTCGACATCGACGACAATTTCGCCGGCCTGCGCGGCATCGGCTTCCTGAAGCTGGTCAAGACCGGCGACGAGGCAGCGGTCGAGCGCGACATCCTGCGCGATCACGGTTCGGCGCATCCTGTCTATCCGGCCACCAGCGAGCAGCAATGGCGAACGCCGATCGTGCTTTTCGAGCCGCTCGATACGTCCAACCAGTCGGCCATCGGCTTCGACATGTTCAGCGAGCCGGCGCGGCGGACGGCGATCGAGAAGGCCATGGCCGACGACCAGCAGCATGCGAGCGGGCTTATCCAACTCGGCCAGGGCGTTGGCGCGAAGCAGACCTTTCCGGGTTTCCTGGTCTTCGTGCGGCTGAACGTGGAAACGGCGCCGGACGTGATCAATGCCAGCCGGTCCTCGACCGCGGGCTTTCTCTATGCCGCCTTCCGCTCGCGCGACTTGTTCCAGGTGGCGCTCAGCAAGGCGCCGCTGCTGCCGGTCAATGTCGAGATCTATGACGGCAAGCCTAATGCCGACAATCTCTTGTTCCGGTCGGAAGCGCCGCCGGCCGAGTCCCTGGGTGCGAAGCTTGTGGCGCGGCGGAATGTCGTCGTCGCCGGCCGACCCTGGACCGTCCTGTTTAGGCCGACGAGCGCTTTCTCGCTGCCTTCGTCGCGCGCCATTCCGGTGATGCTCGGGCTGTTCGGCCTGCTGCTTGCCGGGGCGATCGCCCTGGTGGCCCGCTATCAGGAGCGTGCCTATGAGGCGAAGTCGCTGCTGCATGAGGCGACGGAGAAGAGCCTGCTGGAGAAGGACCTGATCCTGCAGGAGATGAAGCATCGCATCAAGAATTCGATCACCAGGGTTTTGGCGATCGCGCGGCAGACGGCATCCCAGGCCACCGACGTGAAGGAATTCTCCGCATCTTTCTCGGCCCGTCTGCAGGCGATGGCTGCTTCGCAGGACATGCTGACACGCTCGCGCTGGCAGAAGGCGGATCTTGGCGACCTGCTGCGCATCGAGCTCGGGCAGGTGTTCGGCAAGGAGCTACCGGCAGGCATCTTGTCTGGGCCGGAGGTGCTGCTTGACGAGACGACCACGCAGGCGCTCGGTTTGACCTTCCACGAGCTTGCCACCAATGCGCTCAAATATGGCGAGGCAGGCAGCTCGGTTGGCGCCTTGAAAGTCGAGTGGTTGGTCGAAGGGCGCGGCCGCGAACGGACGCTGGTGCTCAACTGGCGGGAGGCAGGACAAAAACAGCTGGAAGAGCCGGCAAAAACCGGTTTCGGCACCAAGCTGATCGATCTCAACGTCACGCGCGAACTGCGCGGCACGATCAAGCGCGATTTTCAGGCCGACGGGCTGAAGGTGGAAATAAGGATTCCGCTGACGAGTTGA
- a CDS encoding YMGG-like glycine zipper-containing protein, whose translation MRKMIIAMVAVVAVSGCTTTEQDVVGGGLIGAGVGGLVGGGKGALIGAAVGAGSGLLVRNLRNGYCQYRDHRGRIYTARCN comes from the coding sequence ATGCGGAAGATGATCATTGCCATGGTTGCCGTGGTCGCTGTCAGCGGCTGCACCACGACCGAGCAGGATGTGGTCGGCGGCGGTCTGATCGGCGCCGGTGTCGGCGGCTTGGTAGGCGGCGGCAAGGGCGCGCTGATCGGCGCGGCTGTCGGCGCCGGATCGGGCCTCCTGGTCCGCAACCTGCGCAACGGTTATTGTCAGTATCGCGATCATCGCGGCCGGATCTACACCGCCCGCTGCAACTAA